A stretch of Schistocerca americana isolate TAMUIC-IGC-003095 chromosome 3, iqSchAmer2.1, whole genome shotgun sequence DNA encodes these proteins:
- the LOC124607483 gene encoding calsequestrin-2-like: MTKLLQLVKEGFETISQDDWSAYCLHVEKLEREYWVKDGVMEDIIDAIVINLESDDDEDDDDDDSNDSDNVDDDL; the protein is encoded by the exons atgacgaagttgctgcagttggtgaaagaag GTTTTGAAACGATAAGTCAAGATGACTGGAGTGCATACTGCCTCCATGTGGAGAAACTTGAAAGAGAATATTGGGTTAAGGATGGGGTTATGGAAGACATAATAGACGctatagttattaatttagaaagtgatgacgacgaggacgacgacgacgacgacagtaatgatagtgacaatgttgatgatgacctctaa